GCTGTCGCCGTCGGAGAACTCGGCCAGGTGCCATTGCGGCACTGGCGTTCCCGCAACCGACACCGCGCCGCGCACCGTGTAGAACAGGACGCTGCGACCGGCAGGCACGGGCAGGGTGGCGGACGAGCCCGCCGTGCATTCGACCGTCGCCAGCATCACGCCCGTCAGCGGTTCGACCGGCGCACCGTCCGTGCCGCTGACCGCCCGCATGGTCACGCCGTCTGCCAGTCTCGTTTCCGCCATGTCGGCGGCCGGCACGGGAACGTAGTGCGGCGCGCTCATCTTCAGCCGGGCGGGCAGGTTGAGCCAGAGCTGGAGGATTTCCATCGGCCCGCCCTCGCGCTTGAATTCCTCGGGCGAAAGCTCCGCATGGATCAGCCCGCTGCCCGCGGTCATCCACTGGACGCCGCCCGCGCGCACCACGCTTTCCCCGCCGCCGGTGTCGAGATGCGACAGGCTGCCTTCCAGGATGAAGGTAACCGTCTCGAACCCGCGATGGGGATGCGGGCCGAAGGGCAGGCCGCGATTGCCGGGCGGGTAGGTCTGCGGCCCGTGGTGGTTCAGGAACAGGAACGGGTCGACCTGCGGCAGGCCGGGACCGGGGACGGGACGCCGGGTGACGAGATCCTGGATGTCGTCGCGCCGGGCGGGATGGATGGCGGTTACGTTTCGGGACATGCGCAAGCGACGCGCAGGCGGCAGGGAGGTTCCGTCAGCCGAGTTCGCGGGCGAGCGCCACGAAGTCCGCGACGGCGAGCGTCTCGGCCCGGCGCTGGGGATCGATGCCGACCCGATCGAGCGCTTCAATCGCACCCGGGATACGCTTCAGGCTCTGCCGGAGCATCTTGCGCCGCTGCCCGAAAGCCGCCTCGGTCAGCTTCTCCAG
This genomic interval from Qipengyuania sp. JC766 contains the following:
- a CDS encoding pirin family protein, which codes for MSRNVTAIHPARRDDIQDLVTRRPVPGPGLPQVDPFLFLNHHGPQTYPPGNRGLPFGPHPHRGFETVTFILEGSLSHLDTGGGESVVRAGGVQWMTAGSGLIHAELSPEEFKREGGPMEILQLWLNLPARLKMSAPHYVPVPAADMAETRLADGVTMRAVSGTDGAPVEPLTGVMLATVECTAGSSATLPVPAGRSVLFYTVRGAVSVAGTPVPQWHLAEFSDGDSIAVEANEDALILFGHADPIGEPVVAHGPFVMNTREEIAQAVRDYQMGKFGDPNAIAR